The window ttttagggcTATTTTCGCGTTTAAAGCATTTAAATTTGCGTTTCAAACAGAAACTGACCGTAAGAAAGTGGGATTTCACGGGgggatttattatattttttcattgaattctGAGAATTTACGTCAATTATTGGTTGTTTGATGAccttggccatttcttgaaaTATTAACTCCAATCACTTGTTATGGAAGATACGCATTTGTCGTTTTTATCAAGTTTTGGCTATTTGtcatctatttaaaattacccGTTTGATGATTTTcgttttcggtggttttcaCTTTATCAATTTCTGCAAAATTACGGTCTCATTGCTGACATGTTTTCCAGCGATGACTGGACGCAAGTATACAGCAATTGATTAATAAGAAGTATTTTTGGATGCAATAACATGACAACTGCCGAACATGAAAACGatttagaaatattaaataaatattactcaTATACAGGCACCAGTTTCCGTAAAAACTCATTTTGATTATAGTCTTGTCTTTAATTGATAATTGTCTTATCTTAtcgtatttaatttaattttaaattatactcCTTGTATTTATTTGGGCTTTTGCGTAGGGCGTGCACCCATTCGTTCGATACTCTTTTCTTTGTGTTTTACGTCGTGACAGCTCTGTCAGTTGATACGTCATAATATCAACCACCCGTTCTCTCAATTGTCGAAATACAACAATTGCCATACATCAAACCAAATGCATCAAAAGTTCAAAGTATCAGTCACGTGACGTGAAATTGGTCCTAATGTAATATAATCTTCTTAACTCCCTTCTTTTTTGCAGTACGGCAACCAACGCGTTCCGACCGCCACTTCGCCGTCGAACGCCAGCAGTTCCAGCAGCAACGCGGGCGGCAGCCAGTCGGGCGGAGGCGCGCAGGCTCCGGCGGGCGGCATGCAACAGCAACAGGCGGCCAACGCGATCAACAACTCGGTGTCGTCCAATGGGTCGGCCCAGAGCCATGGATCGGAGCAGCTGAGCAAGACCAACTTGTACATCAGAGGATTGAATCCGAGTACCACTGACAAGGATTTGGTCAATATGTGCCAACAGTAAGTACTTACCAAAGATCTAAGGGCTTCACAAACCACCACAGTCCACACGAATAACGCACCTAAACGATCGACAACGTGATGATTCGCACATGTGTTTAGCAACTTTAGAAATTAGTTTTGATCGGAAATTCCCTAAATACAATAACAGGAATGTGGAGAGTGAATCGAGAAAAATATCCAAAGGGGCGAGATTTTCTCATGGTGGTAAATgggttgaaattttgtttgaaataaaacgAATATTACACATTCATTGGAAGGACTATAGGTTGGAAAATATTCAGGAAACCAACAAGTGTGATATTgtcattataaaaattttggggGTGACCATGAGCATCAGATTATTCTACACGCATTGCGATTCTCACagatatatttttctcttttcccTCATAGGCCTGCTTTTACTTCCAGaactaaattcatttttcttccttTAGGTATGGTACAATTATATCTACCAAAGCTATTTTAGATAAGAATACTAACAAGTGTAAAGGTAAGTACATTTTGCAGTAGATGCTATCAGTTGTTCTACATAGGTCGGTCTGTTCCAGGTTACGGATTCGTAGATTTCGAAAGTCCAGTGGCCGCGGAAGGCGCCGTCAAAGCTCTGACCGCCCGCAACATCCAGGCTCAAATGGCGAAAGTGGGTATTTGGTATCATCCACGTAGACCTGCCACTGTACGTTTGCATGCAAGTAATACCTAGCTTTATCTCTGACTTTGACACAGTTCGCTCCGATTCCGCGCACCAAAACGCTCATTCGGACCAAGGATCCAGCTGTGACAAAGTTCCcaaataacatttaaaaagaTCGATTCTAATGGAACGCGCCACTGTCCGCGGACACTAGAGTTGACCTTAGTTTTGTACATTGTGTTCTCGATACCGATCCGTAGTCTAGACTGTGATGTGCTATGGCATAGGTGCATGACGTTTTTATAGATGGTTCTTCCAAATTCTTCtttcaaaagtgacgaaaattgaccgtttttttttttttgtatgggGAACGTGAACTGAAAGGGAGCACCAACAGGGGCGGGCTATGAAAACTCCTTTTTACTAAATTAGCTATGAAAGTGTTAGCAGATTAGTAAACATGATCAGGTAGAATTCTTTATTGTTATGTCCAGTCCACTACTATTTAAgttctttctaatttttttactttatccCGGAAACATGTTAAATTTCTGGTTGTGTATGCAAGTTTAAgagttttttaaaacatagTTTCAGTTGTCAACAGGGCGGTTACTTTCAAAACGTCGCGTGtaagtaaaattattataatcacACCTCCTTAtccagtaacaattttatgttatttgaTGCATTCTGACACTAtcttttccttctaaattgaTCCCACCGAACAACACTTAAAGGTTTCTAACTTGGAATGTGGCACGGCTTAAGTTTTTTCGGATCTCCCCcgttattttttcaaacgcGAACTGGGCATAATAATACTAGTGTATTAATGGCTGTACAGTAACCTCAAAGGCATTGCATGTTGTATAAATCTACAGTAAAATATCAGACTACAGTGGCAATTTACTATAATGCATTAATTTGTACAGACTTGATTGGATTGTGGCACTATCTGACTAACATGAcgtatttaatattaatttgtatttaaactCGTgtggcaaatatttttctttgaatttagtttttaatacaCGTAACGATAACGCGATTGGAGAGTGGAAAAAAAGGCATTTCTTGCAGCATTTTTCTTTGCACCTAGCTGAGGTATTGCATCCAAGGAATGTCACTTTTACACTTGAAGTAAGTTTTCACACATGAGTAAAAAAAGTCGTTGATGAAAACGGTGTGTGACTACTTCGCTACTATCAATAGACAAATAGTACAGAATTCCTAAGGTGAATGGCACTCGATATTAATGGTTCCCCCTCTCGCAGCAACAAGAACAAGATCCGACCAACTTGTACATCGCAAATCTGCCGCCGAATTTCAAAGAGTCTGACTTGGACACGCTCCTGTCAAAATACGGACAAGTGATATCGACTAGAATTCTACGGGATTCACAAGGTGAACCCATTAGCAACAGGCCAGTGGAGAGACGCGATTTTTAAGTGATCGCTTTTCAGGCATATCGAAGGGGGTCGGGTTTGCTCGCATGGAGTCAAAGGAGAAATGTGAGCACATCATTCAGATGTTCAACAACAAGTGTTTGTCGAATTACAAGGAGCCATTGTTGGTCAAGTTTGCCGATGGcggtaacaaaaaaaagaatttgtatAATAAGGTAAGTTTTGTCCGGATCAAGGTGCAAATCTACCAGACCCATCAGCGTCAATCATTATTAGATTGGCGTAAGTGTTTTAAATTCTACAGGTAAAAATACGTAATGTGgcaattctcaatttttcaaataaatgtaGGGAGGCTCAAATGAAATGGGTATTCGGTCGTAATTGAGACATATAGGTGAGGTTTCGGGATGAATTCGAAGGAGGGAAGGGAACAGAAATTTATTACCGTACCAAAAAGATAGGTATGCTCCTCGTGTTAGTCTCCAAAACGAAATTAATGATGTACAATTTCCGGAAAAccatattttgcaaaattttcaggataatttcttggaaaaatatgaaacattgaaaatgaataacagcttaactaaatttttatttctaatgtCTTTCTTCTCATCAATTAAGTGGTTTGTTTTACAGAATAATGACAATTCAATGAAATGGCGTGATAACAACGAAGCGATGGGAGGAATGGCTTATCCAGCTGAGGCATTAGCCACCAATGGAGTTGCTGGTCAGCACATGATACCGGCTACTTTTAACTATAGCAGGCATCCGCTTAGTCAGGTAATTGCATATGGCGAATTAATGGCTTTGGatagttatttcaaaaactaatattaattGAGTATTAATACACgtattatttacattacatGTGTATTATCATACACACATTTTTCCATCGACTGCATCGCAAAAAAACCAAAAGTACATGtgtaaaattgaaatcttTGTGGggtatattttgtatttcgtACCGCCTTTCAGCATTAGTGCAGATGGGGCGACTCTGGTAATGCTTGGCATAACGTGGGCGATGGTTGAGCGGTGGGGTCGATGGCTCGTTAAGGCTACGACCGTGTCATCAAATCAATCAGAAATTAGCGCATCTATTATAgctctttttcaatttttcagtaTACTAGCTACAGTCCACAATGGGTGCCTCAATATGCCATGGTACAGGCTGCACCAATGCAACCGGTGGACGCTGACGCTTACGGACTCCAGGGCCACGTGCAGAGCCGGGACGGTCAAGCACGTGCCATTCCCGTGATGCTTCCGGGAGACACTTCGATGCCATACACCAGCGTCATTCCGCCACAATTGACCGCCCAGATGGGAGCCTTACAGTTACAACCTTCTACGTCGTACATTTCGCCCCAGGTAACTCGCGTGAGTAATTAACTTTATGTCGGTAAGGGGATTGTGTGAAAGGGACATATGATGGTGGATCCCCATGTGCGTAAGAGCGGCGTGGGCGGAAGGGCGTAACAACGTAAATATGCGCTACTGAATGATTGTCCTAATGAACGTCGTGTATTGGCAAGCGCGCGTATTTCACGAAATGTTCTATTTGGttgtgattattttaaatttgaataggaGGAAATTGACGCTCGCCGGATTTATGCTACTCTTACGCCGAAAAATTGGACGGAGACAACTTTTTGGTATCCATCCGGATCTTTGCCAGCAGAAAGAACATGGCAACGCATATATCATGTGGATACTTCAATGAATCATTTGCCAGAACGCAGTTAGGATGTCATAGGTACTACATCTAACTTTCCGGTGTATTCAACGCGTAACTTCGGCATTACCATGAACACGGCTTCGTGAATATCACGTGGGTATTTCAGCCAATATCAGAACACCGTTACGATGGCGTACAGTTAGGCACATGAAGATCCACTATGAGGGCGTATATTATGTCGTTATATTTATTTGTCTTTTGCCGCCATTGTCCTatcaatgttttaaaattattttcagaactATTACACCCATTATCCTATCCTGCACGCCGTACCGGTGGACTCGGAGCATACAAGTAACGCCGCTAGTCCAGAGGATCCGTACGGGGCATACCAGGCGTCGCAGAAATAGATTTAGGTG is drawn from Euwallacea fornicatus isolate EFF26 chromosome 7, ASM4011564v1, whole genome shotgun sequence and contains these coding sequences:
- the shep gene encoding protein alan shepard isoform X4, with translation MAVRMDSSTATPRNKINYNKMTTHNSSSAVGAVTRHFHQQNTHHQHGQHSPGGAQHQFAGAGGAPIKGCALGAPMATQHQTPGYRGQWSTVGAGHQHPAAVGGAYQAYQRYPAAQAQQPPTAAQLPQPQQQHISYSSAASSYNNTNSYGNQRVPTATSPSNASSSSSNAGGSQSGGGAQAPAGGMQQQQAANAINNSVSSNGSAQSHGSEQLSKTNLYIRGLNPSTTDKDLVNMCQQYGTIISTKAILDKNTNKCKGYGFVDFESPVAAEGAVKALTARNIQAQMAKVGIWYHPRRPATQQEQDPTNLYIANLPPNFKESDLDTLLSKYGQVISTRILRDSQGISKGVGFARMESKEKCEHIIQMFNNKCLSNYKEPLLVKFADGGNKKKNLYNKNNDNSMKWRDNNEAMGGMAYPAEALATNGVAGQHMIPATFNYSRHPLSQYTSYSPQWVPQYAMVQAAPMQPVDADAYGLQGHVQSRDGQARAIPVMLPGDTSMPYTSVIPPQLTAQMGALQLQPSTSYISPQVTRNYYTHYPILHAVPVDSEHTSNAASPEDPYGAYQASQK
- the shep gene encoding protein alan shepard isoform X5, whose amino-acid sequence is MAVRMDSSTATPRNKINYNKMTTHNSSSAVGAVTRHFHQQNTHHQHGQHSPGGAQHQFAGAGGAPIKGCALGAPMATQHQTPGYRGQWSTVGAGHQHPAAVGGAYQAYQRYPAAQAQQPPTAAQLPQPQQQHISYSSAASSYNNTNSYGNQRVPTATSPSNASSSSSNAGGSQSGGGAQAPAGGMQQQQAANAINNSVSSNGSAQSHGSEQLSKTNLYIRGLNPSTTDKDLVNMCQQYGTIISTKAILDKNTNKCKGYGFVDFESPVAAEGAVKALTARNIQAQMAKVGIWYHPRRPATQQEQDPTNLYIANLPPNFKESDLDTLLSKYGQVISTRILRDSQGISKGVGFARMESKEKCEHIIQMFNNKCLSNYKEPLLVKFADGGNKKKNLYNKNNDNSMKWRDNNEAMGGMAYPAEALATNGVAGQHMIPATFNYSRHPLSQYTSYSPQWVPQYAMVQAAPMQPVDADAYGLQGHVQSRDGQARAIPVMLPGDTSMPYTSVIPPQLTAQMGALQLQPSTSYISPQNYYTHYPILHAVPVDSEHTSNAASPEDPYGAYQASQK
- the shep gene encoding protein alan shepard isoform X6, with amino-acid sequence MATQHQTPGYRGQWSTVGAGHQHPAAVGGAYQAYQRYPAAQAQQPPTAAQLPQPQQQHISYSSAASSYNNTNSYGNQRVPTATSPSNASSSSSNAGGSQSGGGAQAPAGGMQQQQAANAINNSVSSNGSAQSHGSEQLSKTNLYIRGLNPSTTDKDLVNMCQQYGTIISTKAILDKNTNKCKGYGFVDFESPVAAEGAVKALTARNIQAQMAKVGIWYHPRRPATQQEQDPTNLYIANLPPNFKESDLDTLLSKYGQVISTRILRDSQGISKGVGFARMESKEKCEHIIQMFNNKCLSNYKEPLLVKFADGGNKKKNLYNKNNDNSMKWRDNNEAMGGMAYPAEALATNGVAGQHMIPATFNYSRHPLSQYTSYSPQWVPQYAMVQAAPMQPVDADAYGLQGHVQSRDGQARAIPVMLPGDTSMPYTSVIPPQLTAQMGALQLQPSTSYISPQVTREEIDARRIYATLTPKNWTETTFWYPSGSLPAERTWQRIYHVDTSMNHLPERS
- the shep gene encoding protein alan shepard isoform X3, encoding MAVRMDSSTATPRNKINYNKMTTHNSSSAVGAVTRHFHQQNTHHQHGQHSPGGAQHQFAGAGGAPIKGCALGAPMATQHQTPGYRGQWSTVGAGHQHPAAVGGAYQAYQRYPAAQAQQPPTAAQLPQPQQQHISYSSAASSYNNTNSYGNQRVPTATSPSNASSSSSNAGGSQSGGGAQAPAGGMQQQQAANAINNSVSSNGSAQSHGSEQLSKTNLYIRGLNPSTTDKDLVNMCQQYGTIISTKAILDKNTNKCKGYGFVDFESPVAAEGAVKALTARNIQAQMAKQQEQDPTNLYIANLPPNFKESDLDTLLSKYGQVISTRILRDSQGISKGVGFARMESKEKCEHIIQMFNNKCLSNYKEPLLVKFADGGNKKKNLYNKNNDNSMKWRDNNEAMGGMAYPAEALATNGVAGQHMIPATFNYSRHPLSQYTSYSPQWVPQYAMVQAAPMQPVDADAYGLQGHVQSRDGQARAIPVMLPGDTSMPYTSVIPPQLTAQMGALQLQPSTSYISPQVTREEIDARRIYATLTPKNWTETTFWYPSGSLPAERTWQRIYHVDTSMNHLPERS
- the shep gene encoding protein alan shepard isoform X2 yields the protein MAVRMDSSTATPRNKINYNKMTTHNSSSAVGAVTRHFHQQNTHHQHGQHSPGGAQHQFAGAGGAPIKGCALGAPMATQHQTPGYRGQWSTVGAGHQHPAAVGGAYQAYQRYPAAQAQQPPTAAQLPQPQQQHISYSSAASSYNNTNSYGNQRVPTATSPSNASSSSSNAGGSQSGGGAQAPAGGMQQQQAANAINNSVSSNGSAQSHGSEQLSKTNLYIRGLNPSTTDKDLVNMCQQYGTIISTKAILDKNTNKCKGYGFVDFESPVAAEGAVKALTARNIQAQMAKVGIWYHPRRPATQQEQDPTNLYIANLPPNFKESDLDTLLSKYGQVISTRILRDSQGISKGVGFARMESKEKCEHIIQMFNNKCLSNYKEPLLVKFADGGNKKKNLYNKNNDNSMKWRDNNEAMGGMAYPAEALATNGVAGQHMIPATFNYSRHPLSQYTSYSPQWVPQYAMVQAAPMQPVDADAYGLQGHVQSRDGQARAIPVMLPGDTSMPYTSVIPPQLTAQMGALQLQPSTSYISPQEEIDARRIYATLTPKNWTETTFWYPSGSLPAERTWQRIYHVDTSMNHLPERS
- the shep gene encoding protein alan shepard isoform X1; this translates as MAVRMDSSTATPRNKINYNKMTTHNSSSAVGAVTRHFHQQNTHHQHGQHSPGGAQHQFAGAGGAPIKGCALGAPMATQHQTPGYRGQWSTVGAGHQHPAAVGGAYQAYQRYPAAQAQQPPTAAQLPQPQQQHISYSSAASSYNNTNSYGNQRVPTATSPSNASSSSSNAGGSQSGGGAQAPAGGMQQQQAANAINNSVSSNGSAQSHGSEQLSKTNLYIRGLNPSTTDKDLVNMCQQYGTIISTKAILDKNTNKCKGYGFVDFESPVAAEGAVKALTARNIQAQMAKVGIWYHPRRPATQQEQDPTNLYIANLPPNFKESDLDTLLSKYGQVISTRILRDSQGISKGVGFARMESKEKCEHIIQMFNNKCLSNYKEPLLVKFADGGNKKKNLYNKNNDNSMKWRDNNEAMGGMAYPAEALATNGVAGQHMIPATFNYSRHPLSQYTSYSPQWVPQYAMVQAAPMQPVDADAYGLQGHVQSRDGQARAIPVMLPGDTSMPYTSVIPPQLTAQMGALQLQPSTSYISPQVTREEIDARRIYATLTPKNWTETTFWYPSGSLPAERTWQRIYHVDTSMNHLPERS